The following coding sequences are from one Alosa alosa isolate M-15738 ecotype Scorff River chromosome 13, AALO_Geno_1.1, whole genome shotgun sequence window:
- the LOC125306072 gene encoding LOW QUALITY PROTEIN: collagen alpha-4(VI) chain-like (The sequence of the model RefSeq protein was modified relative to this genomic sequence to represent the inferred CDS: inserted 1 base in 1 codon), whose amino-acid sequence MTSEAQDVVNMAKTNVLFGAVIVASCFLLSASTECIEEKTVADIVFLVDGSESIGTENFQRIRXFLHTLVDGFDVSPDHVRIGMVQYSNIMHTEFSLNTYQNKAQILEHIDKLGYIMGKTLTGEGLNFILKEHFVQSAGSRASEKVPQIAVVITDGMADDDVGPHAMDLKNQGIIVYAIGVKDAVELELRQIASEPQDQHVYSVSDFTALQSITQKIVQKLCFEVEEVISHTTQVVISHTITQVSTDCQHATVADIVFLVDCSGSIGHDSFNQMKQFLKSFVSGLPVAKHQVRIGLAQFDHQTYQEFLLKDHDNVKDVLDRIDQLQYHKGATYLGSALTFLQENYFTPEGGSRDSVPKIAIVITDGASMDAVAEPALKLRSHGVVIFAVGVGYYDAAQLRTVASSPSEQFLISIHDYQELQKVMDNMRKTVCTSVEIQAQVLAPKYAEVFFLVDSSAQSHIQAIREMLIRLANQLNVNKEGNRMGLAQYGSTVSVEFQLDQYTSESEVVDHIKRFTLTGSQMRKTGGAISYASHNFFSLEDGTRGYKQYLVLIISGKSDDNVMEASNVIKDQGVTVLTVGLDQADRVELEIIATQSYVFIGQCTQQIIQGIATADNTIDIKDTVKEKIQGISQMIVHVLCTTVVTAEPKNPTIVMPGKEPKNPTIVVTTKKPKNPTNVVIVAKTPPAPPQTSHCSEGSAGHLSEGGHNNNGQYIQHTKQDIKILFDSEKIPKVSHDCIQTDKADIYFLIDHSTSIRYKDFRHIKKFVLELIWMFRIGPHKVRVGLVKFSNSPKLEFRLSQYTDRESLEDAVIAVHQTGGNTYIGHALNFMSPLFKETMEDRGHAVPKYLIVITDANSHDNVEVPAKRLRQQGITIYAIGLKGANERELDYISGDPKRKYLINNFNAFIPMKDDIVKDICSQSACKNMLADVIFLVDGSGSIDSDEFYKIKRFINVLIQRSIQVHPDAVRVGLLQYSGTLRVEYTLCAPQTLRGFLQTVNFMRQLSGTTLTGGALSLTSQFFDTSKGGRPGVPKILIVLTDGEARDDVVRPAQALRRKNIIIYSVGVERANVTQLREISGRPSRLFMETNFDALQNLESDILPKICQPDKPDTTYKPDKPDTTHMPDTTDKTVINCSTTQVADMIFLVDGSSSIYPDQYKSMERFMMSVVDSMNVGEDHVRFGAIVYSTAAESKFTLNQFKTAEEVRNAIANLNQPGGITSTGAALRYALDYFGQSYGGRREKKVPQILFVITDGAATDPELLPVSSLEVLSEGIMIYGIGVAGAMMTELQVMTGGKNKRVFYVDNFDALETLQKKISKELCEDDKQNVSLRP is encoded by the exons GACTTCAGAAGCACAGGACGTCGTTAACATGGCAAAGACAAATGTTCTTTTTGGTGCTGTCATCGTAGCATCTTGTTTTCTCCTCAGTGCATCAACAG AATGTATAGAAGAGAAGACTGTCGCTGATATTGTCTTCCTGGTTGATGGATCTGAGAGTATTGGAACTGAGAACTTCCAGCGTATCC TATTCCTCCACACTCTGGTCGACGGCTTTGATGTTAGTCCTGATCATGTCCGTATTGGCATGGTGCAGTACAGCAACATTATGCACACAGAGTTCAGTCTCAACACCTATCAGAATAAAGCACAGATTCTTGAGCACATTGACAAGCTGGGTTATATAATGGGGAAAACACTAACTGGCGAGGGACTGAACTTCATCCTGAAGGAGCACTTTGTGCAAAGTGCAGGAAGCCGTGCCAGTGAAAAAGTGCCCCAGATAGCTGTTGTTATCACAGACGGCATGGCAGACGACGATGTGGGGCCACATGCGATGGATCTAAAGAATCAGGGGATCATCGTTTACGCCATCGGTGTCAAAGATGCAGTTGAGTTGGAGCTGAGACAGATTGCTAGTGAACCTCAGGACCAGCATGTGTACAGCGTCTCTGACTTCACTGCTCTTCAGAGCATCACTCAGAAGATCGTCCAGAAGCTGTGCTTCGAGGTGGAGGAGGTCATAAGTCACACCACTCAGGTGGTCATCAGTCACACCATAACTCAGGTTTCTACAG ATTGTCAGCATGCAACCGTTGCTGACATTGTGTTCCTTGTGGATTGCTCGGGTAGCATTGGTCACGATAGCTTTAACCAGATGAAGCAGTTCCTCAAGTCATTTGTGAGTGGACTACCTGTAGCCAAACACCAGGTGCGCATAGGCCTAGCACAGTTTGATCATCAAACCTACCAGGAGTTCCTGCTGAAGGATCATGATAACGTCAAAGATGTACTTGACAGAATTGACCAACTTCAGTATCATAAAGGAGCAACTTATTTGGGCAGTGCCCTTACCTTCCTTCAGGAAAACTACTTTACCCCAGAGGGGGGCAGCCGAGACAGTGTTCCTAAAATTGCCATCGTGATAACAGATGGCGCCTCCATGGATGCAGTGGCTGAACCAGCCCTAAAGTTACGGAGCCATGGGGTTGTCATCTTCGCCGTTGGTGTTGGATACTATGATGCTGCACAGCTAAGAACAGTCGCTAGCAGTCCTAGCGAGCAATTCTTGATCAGCATCCACGACTACCAGGAGCTGCAGAAAGTAATGGACAACATGCGGAAAACAGTTTGCACCTCGGTGGAGATTCAAGCACAGG TTTTAGCACCAAAATATGCTGAAGTTTTCTTCCTTGTGGACAGTTCAGCTCAGTCCCATATTCAGGCCATAAGAGAAATGCTCATTCGACTAGCCAACCAACTCAATGTAAACAAGGAAGGCAATCGCATGGGCCTGGCTCAGTATGGGTCTACTGTTTCTGTGGAGTTTCAGCTGGACCAGTACACCTCTGAATCTGAAGTTGTGGATCATATCAAAAGGTTTACATTGACAGGTAGTCAGATGCGTAAAACTGGAGGAGCAATATCTTATGCCAGCCATAATTTTTTCTCCTTGGAGGATGGCACCCGAGGATATAAGCAGTATTTGGTGCTCATTATTTCGGGGAAATCAGATGATAATGTGATGGAAGCGTCAAACGTTATTAAAGATCAAGGTGTGACTGTACTTACTGTTGGGCTTGACCAAGCTGACCGGGTGGAGCTTGAAATCATTGCAACACAGTCTTATGTCTTTATTGGACAATGCACTCAACAGATAATACAAGGCATAGCTACTGCTGACAATACCATCGACATCAAAGATACTGTCAAAGAGAAGATTCAGGGCATCTCTCAAATGATCGTCCATGTGCTCTGCACCACCGTTGTGACCGCGGAGCCCAAGAATCCGACCATTGTGATGCCGGGGAAGGAGCCCAAGAATCCGACCATTGTGGTGACCACAAAGAAGCCCAAAAATCCAACAAACGTGGTGATCGTGGCCAaaactcctcctgctcctcctcagaCCTCTCATTGTTCCGAAGGTAGTGCAGGTCATTTATCAGAAGGTGGACATAATAATAATGGACAATACATTCAACATACTAAACAAGACATCAAGATACTTTTTGACTCTGAGAAGATCCCCAAAGTTTCTCATG ACTGTATCCAAACAGACAAAGCAGATATCTATTTTTTGATTGACCACTCAACCAGCATTCGCTACAAGGATTTTCGGCATAttaaaaagtttgttttggagCTCATATGGATGTTTCGTATTGGCCCGCACAAAGTACGTGTTGGCCTGGTAAAGTTTTCAAACAGTCCAAAGCTGGAGTTCAGACTGTCTCaatacacagacagagagtCTCTGGAGGACGCTGTGATCGCTGTCCACCAAACCGGTGGTAACACCTACATCGGACATGCTTTAAATTTCATGAGTCCACTTTTTAAAGAAACTATGGAGGACCGTGGTCATGCGGTTCCCAAGTACCTCATTGTAATAACAGATGCAAACTCACATGACAATGTTGAAGTGCCAGCAAAGCGGCTTCGCCAGCAGGGAATCACCATCTATGCCATTGGTTTGAAGGGTGCCAATGAGAGGGAGCTGGATTACATTTCTGGTGACCCTAAGAGGAAGTACTTAATTAATAACTTTAATGCCTTCATACCAATGAAGGATGATATTGTGAAAGACATATGCTCTCAATCAG CATGCAAGAACATGCTGGCTGATGTCATATTCCTGGTGGACGGCTCTGGGAGCATTGACTCGGATGAATTCTACAAGATAAAGAGATTCATCAATGTGCTGATTCAGCGCTCCATCCAGGTCCATCCCGACGCCGTGCGTGTGGGTCTGCTGCAGTACAGCGGCACCCTAAGGGTGGAGTACACGCTGTGCGCCCCCCAAACTCTCAGGGGCTTCTTGCAGACGGTGAACTTCATGCGGCAGCTGAGTGGGACCACTCTGACTGGTGGAGCTCTCAGTCTCACTTCACAGTTCTTTGACACCTCAAAGGGCGGGCGTCCCGGCGTCCCAAAGATCCTTATCGTTCTGACCGATGGAGAGGCACGGGATGATGTGGTGAGGCCCGCGCAAGCTCTGAGGAGGAAGAACATCATCATCTACTCCGTTGGTGTGGAGCGTGCCAACGTCACCCAACTGAGGGAGATTAGTGGCCGCCCGAGCAGGCTGTTTATGGAGACAAACTTTGATGCCCTCCAGAATTTGGAGAGTGATATTTTGCCTAAGATCTGTCAGCCCGACAAGCCTGACACTACTTACAAGCCAGACAAGCCGGACACCACTCACATGCCAGACACTACTGACAAAACTGTCATTA ATTGCTCAACAACTCAGGTGGCGGATATGATCTTCCTGGTGGATGGCTCATCCAGTATTTATCCGGATCAATACAAGAGCATGGAGCGCTTTATGATGTCAGTCGTTGACAGCATGAATGTCGGTGAGGACCATGTCCGTTTTGGGGCCATTGTCTACTCAACCGCCGCAGAGTCAAAGTTCACTCTGAACCAGTTCAAAACCGCAGAGGAAGTACGGAATGCCATAGCGAACCTTAACCAGCCAGGAGGAATCACCTCCACTGGTGCTGCTCTTCGCTATGCACTGGACTACTTTGGACAATCGTATGGTGGCCGTCGGGAGAAAAAAGTCCCCCAGATCCTTTTTGTAATTACTGATGGAGCTGCCACAGACCCTGAATTGCTTCCTGTATCGTCTCTAGAGGTCCTGAGTGAAGGCATCATGATATATGGCATTGGGGTGGCTGGGGCCATGATGACTGAGCTGCAGGTAATGACGGGAGGCAAAAATAAGAGGGTCTTTTATGTGGACAATTTTGATGCTTTGGAGACCCTACAAAAGAAGATCTCCAAAGAGCTTTGCGAAGACGACAAACAAA ATGTGAGTCTAAGGCCCTGA